The proteins below are encoded in one region of Metabacillus dongyingensis:
- the hmpA gene encoding NO-inducible flavohemoprotein, which translates to MLTQKTIEIIQSTVPVLEEKGVEITSVFYKNLFESHPELLNIFNHANQKKGRQQTALANTVYAAAKHIHQLHMILPAVKQIAHKHRSLGVKAEHYPIVGEHLLQAIKQVLGEAATPEIINAWAEAYGVIADVFIEAEKELYEGADWSGFKPFKVVRIEKESESISSFYLELPEGLPAFKPGQYISVRVSIPGETYTMNRQYSLSGSKDMPHLRISVKREGGPETEAGKVSNYLHDHIAVGDMIEISAPAGEFTLNEAAETPVTFISGGVGITPFMSMLHTIAAEQTEREVTFVHATQNSSTHAFVKETASLCAKLPNSRMFAFYSSPLDQDCTDQRFYKEGLISKDDLERILQNKEGDFYICGPVLFMKAMIQNLLSLGVEGDKINYEFFGPAMDLKIDVQPVS; encoded by the coding sequence ATGCTTACTCAAAAAACAATCGAAATTATTCAATCTACTGTTCCAGTTTTAGAAGAAAAAGGTGTAGAAATCACATCTGTTTTCTACAAAAATCTATTTGAAAGCCATCCTGAGCTGCTGAATATTTTCAATCATGCCAATCAGAAAAAAGGAAGACAGCAGACCGCCCTTGCAAATACGGTATATGCTGCAGCAAAACACATTCATCAGCTTCATATGATACTGCCGGCAGTGAAACAAATTGCTCATAAGCATAGAAGTCTGGGTGTAAAAGCGGAACACTATCCAATCGTTGGAGAACATTTGCTTCAGGCGATAAAACAAGTTCTTGGAGAGGCTGCAACGCCTGAAATCATAAATGCCTGGGCTGAAGCATATGGCGTCATTGCCGATGTATTTATCGAAGCGGAAAAAGAATTATATGAGGGCGCAGATTGGTCTGGATTCAAGCCTTTTAAAGTCGTGCGCATTGAGAAAGAAAGTGAATCGATCTCTTCTTTCTATTTAGAGTTGCCAGAAGGCCTTCCAGCTTTCAAGCCAGGCCAGTACATTTCCGTAAGAGTCAGCATTCCTGGTGAAACATATACGATGAACAGACAATATAGTTTGTCAGGCAGCAAAGATATGCCGCATTTAAGAATTTCAGTAAAAAGGGAAGGCGGACCCGAGACTGAAGCAGGGAAGGTGTCCAATTATCTTCATGATCATATAGCAGTCGGAGATATGATCGAAATCAGTGCCCCTGCAGGTGAATTTACATTAAATGAGGCTGCTGAAACACCTGTCACTTTTATAAGCGGAGGAGTAGGCATCACTCCATTTATGAGTATGCTGCACACTATTGCAGCTGAGCAGACAGAGCGGGAAGTGACGTTTGTCCATGCAACACAAAACAGCAGCACTCATGCATTTGTAAAAGAAACAGCATCATTATGTGCAAAGCTGCCTAACAGCAGAATGTTTGCCTTTTACAGCAGCCCGTTAGATCAGGATTGCACAGATCAGCGCTTTTATAAAGAAGGCTTAATCTCTAAAGATGATTTGGAGCGTATTCTGCAGAATAAAGAAGGAGATTTCTATATTTGCGGACCTGTATTATTCATGAAAGCCATGATTCAAAATCTGCTGTCTCTCGGTGTTGAAGGAGACAAGATTAACTACGAATTCTTTGGGCCGGCAATGGACTTAAAGATAGACGTTCAACCTGTTTCTTAA
- a CDS encoding alpha/beta hydrolase: MGNKKVWLVLLFVFIMINLTIPSFTAAKNPHDPASKTVVETITSKALLKDERPKHNKLTYKIYLPRGYDKKRSDGYPVVYLLHGSEGNENSWDDFFGKLDEMIEKKEIEPFIAVVPAAGNSYWVNSKKFGHYESAVIDDLIPHIDKKYNSIADRSGRFISGYSMGGYGALRYSMVYPDLFSGATLLSPAIQNAEPPATSGAVERGSFGEPYDPALWKANNYPTAINSYVKQPYRVPVYIVSGDDDWNHLNEKEDLPPDAYKYNMEVQAVQLYQELHRKNLFSIDFQKWEDVPSSPAELRIIGGGHGLDVWLKGFQEGLKYMFGKAESPEFSPIYDPDSYSSEKKGTVNTYSLHAPSLIQDETPGDDELKYVVYLPEEYNPTAEKKYPVLYLLHGSYGDEKSWDKFWPILDKMIEEKKIEPVMAVAPVTGNSYWVDSLKYGNMESAFINDLIKKIDKDFKTIPDRNGRGLVGYSMGGYGALRYSLVYPHLFGGTSLLSPAIQAFDAPKTSGAVERGSFGDPFDAAIWDSLNYPKALEAYGQQPFKVPIFIMTGDDDWNHISEKEDLPEDAFKYNMEVQAVTSYQFLHRSNVFNRPFEKWEPVPGSPAELRILNGGHGMQVWAAGFEQGLLYMFENGLRAQ, encoded by the coding sequence GTGGGGAACAAAAAAGTATGGCTTGTGCTTCTTTTTGTCTTTATCATGATCAACCTGACAATTCCTTCTTTCACTGCAGCAAAAAATCCGCATGATCCCGCAAGCAAAACCGTTGTAGAAACGATCACTTCCAAAGCTTTGCTGAAAGATGAGCGGCCAAAGCACAATAAGCTCACCTATAAGATTTATCTTCCAAGAGGATATGATAAAAAACGCTCTGATGGATACCCGGTCGTTTATCTGCTGCATGGCAGCGAAGGAAATGAAAACAGCTGGGATGATTTTTTTGGAAAGCTTGACGAAATGATCGAAAAAAAAGAAATTGAACCGTTTATTGCAGTAGTACCTGCAGCGGGCAATTCCTATTGGGTAAACTCTAAAAAGTTCGGTCATTATGAAAGTGCCGTTATAGATGACTTAATTCCGCATATCGATAAGAAATACAATTCTATTGCAGACCGCAGCGGCAGATTTATTTCAGGCTATTCAATGGGCGGATACGGAGCACTCAGATATTCAATGGTTTATCCTGATCTCTTTTCAGGAGCAACTCTTTTAAGCCCTGCTATCCAAAACGCAGAGCCTCCTGCTACATCCGGGGCAGTTGAAAGAGGCAGTTTCGGAGAACCATATGATCCTGCTCTGTGGAAGGCAAACAATTACCCGACTGCAATCAATAGTTACGTTAAACAGCCTTATCGGGTACCGGTATATATTGTATCAGGAGATGATGACTGGAATCATTTGAATGAAAAAGAAGACCTTCCTCCTGATGCATATAAATATAATATGGAGGTTCAGGCTGTGCAGCTGTATCAGGAGCTCCACAGGAAAAACCTGTTCAGCATAGACTTTCAAAAGTGGGAAGATGTCCCCTCAAGTCCCGCTGAACTAAGAATCATAGGAGGCGGCCATGGACTTGATGTGTGGCTGAAGGGATTTCAAGAAGGATTAAAGTATATGTTCGGAAAAGCTGAAAGTCCTGAATTTTCTCCAATCTATGATCCTGACAGCTACAGCTCTGAAAAGAAAGGAACTGTAAATACTTATTCACTCCATGCACCAAGTCTGATCCAAGATGAAACACCTGGCGATGATGAATTGAAGTATGTCGTGTACTTGCCTGAAGAATATAATCCCACTGCTGAAAAAAAATATCCAGTCCTCTACTTGCTCCATGGTTCTTATGGAGATGAAAAAAGCTGGGACAAATTCTGGCCAATTTTAGATAAAATGATTGAAGAGAAAAAGATAGAACCCGTCATGGCTGTTGCACCTGTGACAGGCAACAGCTATTGGGTGGATTCTCTCAAATATGGAAATATGGAATCTGCATTTATAAACGATTTGATAAAGAAAATAGATAAGGATTTTAAAACGATTCCAGACAGGAATGGGCGCGGTCTGGTTGGCTATTCAATGGGCGGATATGGAGCACTGCGCTATTCTCTTGTTTATCCTCACCTCTTCGGCGGAACGTCGCTATTAAGTCCTGCCATACAGGCTTTCGACGCACCTAAAACATCAGGTGCAGTTGAACGAGGTTCATTCGGAGATCCCTTTGATGCTGCAATATGGGATTCGTTAAACTATCCTAAAGCTCTTGAAGCATATGGCCAGCAGCCTTTCAAAGTGCCGATTTTTATTATGACCGGAGACGATGACTGGAATCATATAAGTGAAAAAGAGGATTTGCCGGAGGATGCCTTCAAATACAATATGGAAGTTCAGGCAGTCACCTCCTATCAATTCCTGCACAGATCGAATGTCTTTAATCGGCCTTTTGAGAAATGGGAACCTGTGCCCGGAAGCCCGGCTGAACTCAGAATTTTAAACGGCGGCCACGGGATGCAGGTTTGGGCTGCAGGGTTTGAACAGGGTTTGTTATATATGTTTGAAAATGGTCTTCGTGCGCAGTAA
- a CDS encoding MFS transporter, with product MSAEQKKKMFILMINMFIAIGSFGIIIPILPAYLESINQGGTAAGLMIAIFAGAQLIFSPIAGKWADEYGRRKMIIYGLIGLTLSMFVFYAVDSIWWLYASRVIGGIGAALLVPAIFAYVADITSMDQRAKGNSFVSAAMSLGIVVGPGIGGFLADFGLKMPFLISAIVSLAAVIFSIVVLEESETKDVSAMAMPQDTESMAKKMVRSVRMPYFVPLLITLVMSFGLMAYESVLGLFVDNQFNATPQQIALMITSTGIISVIVQLFVVDRVVRRFGEGMVLNIFLAIASLGFFLSLFASSYVLFFGVTLLIFLATSILRPVLNTLISKMAGDEQGFAMGMNNAYMSIGNILGPTLAGMLYDVQIVYPFVLGLAFLVVTLVMTIIWQKRTLKQNMYVKPERV from the coding sequence TTGTCAGCAGAACAAAAGAAAAAAATGTTTATTTTGATGATCAACATGTTTATTGCGATTGGAAGCTTTGGGATTATCATTCCCATTCTGCCTGCCTATCTGGAATCCATTAATCAGGGCGGTACAGCAGCGGGTTTAATGATTGCTATTTTTGCCGGAGCACAGCTTATCTTTTCTCCAATAGCCGGAAAATGGGCGGATGAATACGGCCGCAGAAAAATGATTATTTACGGGTTAATTGGATTGACTCTTTCCATGTTTGTCTTTTATGCAGTTGATTCCATTTGGTGGCTTTATGCTTCACGTGTGATTGGAGGAATCGGAGCAGCGCTGCTTGTTCCGGCAATCTTTGCATATGTTGCAGATATCACGTCAATGGATCAGCGGGCAAAAGGAAACAGTTTTGTTTCTGCAGCAATGTCGCTCGGCATCGTAGTAGGACCTGGAATCGGCGGATTTCTTGCAGATTTCGGCCTGAAAATGCCTTTTTTGATTTCGGCGATCGTATCTTTGGCAGCCGTGATTTTCTCTATCGTTGTCCTTGAAGAAAGCGAAACGAAGGATGTTTCCGCAATGGCTATGCCGCAAGATACTGAATCAATGGCTAAAAAGATGGTGCGCTCAGTGCGCATGCCGTATTTTGTCCCGCTTTTGATTACTCTTGTCATGAGCTTTGGCCTAATGGCTTACGAATCAGTGCTTGGCCTTTTTGTAGACAATCAATTTAATGCCACGCCGCAGCAAATCGCCCTTATGATTACATCAACGGGAATCATAAGTGTTATTGTCCAGCTATTTGTAGTGGACCGTGTAGTAAGGCGATTTGGTGAAGGAATGGTCCTGAACATTTTCCTTGCCATAGCATCCCTAGGATTTTTTCTGTCGCTGTTTGCTTCAAGCTATGTTCTTTTCTTTGGCGTTACACTGCTTATTTTCCTTGCAACATCTATCCTTCGTCCCGTGCTTAATACGCTTATCTCAAAAATGGCTGGAGACGAACAAGGTTTTGCAATGGGAATGAATAATGCCTATATGAGCATCGGGAATATTCTTGGACCAACACTTGCAGGTATGCTTTATGATGTTCAGATCGTGTATCCTTTCGTATTAGGTCTTGCCTTCCTTGTTGTGACGCTAGTTATGACAATCATTTGGCAAAAACGAACGCTAAAGCAAAATATGTATGTAAAGCCTGAACGGGTTTAA
- a CDS encoding extracellular solute-binding protein produces the protein MKKLLLIMLAGLFVFAAGCSEKTETAEKNEDGSTAIRIVMKDENPSNPASVAYFEALEKGLKNDENLNVKFELVEMPQGNYAEKLNLLLLSGDIPDIIYFQGGDQQIADQDLLEDLTPHIEKTKYLKDSLEPWNEKRLENYPYLLWVKPLSQKTPVIRGDWFEKMKSSKALVADPTIDNYYNFFKELKTNPPGGAGKPAYAFTAAGDLEELNAIFNMSFGITSSWLNSGGQFEYYKVSNQEKEKLAFYQKLYKEGLLDPGYITKEWDTKEKAFYDGEAGVIVGTAGKVIDIYNGKMMQTNGENTGVKVLPPAKGEGQGFGAADVTKEARGVAISSQSEKKELAFKILDYLASPKGQMIDRLGFEGKHYEVTDGKIDLTNTYYEQWFARFWEPSEFKPEMPLKKPLLGKTAEESLNMVNEFYKEDNLFILPEEYIANWDAMENLYKEYATDIITGKRPLEDFDGFVKEWNAAGGKEITEYANKQLK, from the coding sequence ATGAAGAAACTTTTGCTGATTATGCTTGCAGGTCTATTTGTCTTTGCTGCAGGCTGCTCGGAAAAAACAGAAACGGCAGAGAAAAACGAGGATGGTTCAACTGCAATCCGCATAGTCATGAAGGATGAAAATCCGTCGAACCCTGCTTCAGTTGCTTATTTCGAAGCGCTGGAAAAAGGATTAAAGAACGATGAGAATCTGAATGTGAAATTTGAGCTTGTAGAAATGCCTCAAGGAAACTATGCAGAAAAACTGAATTTGCTTCTGCTGAGCGGTGATATTCCGGACATCATTTATTTCCAGGGGGGAGATCAGCAGATTGCAGATCAGGATTTGCTGGAAGATTTAACGCCTCATATTGAAAAAACGAAGTATTTGAAGGACAGTCTTGAGCCGTGGAACGAAAAGAGACTTGAAAATTATCCGTACTTATTGTGGGTGAAGCCTCTTTCTCAGAAGACGCCAGTGATCAGAGGCGATTGGTTTGAAAAAATGAAATCGTCGAAAGCGCTAGTTGCCGATCCTACGATTGATAACTACTATAATTTTTTTAAAGAATTAAAAACGAACCCTCCGGGCGGGGCAGGAAAACCTGCGTATGCTTTTACGGCTGCTGGAGATCTCGAGGAACTGAATGCCATTTTCAACATGTCGTTTGGCATTACCTCGTCATGGCTGAACAGCGGCGGGCAATTTGAGTACTACAAAGTATCGAATCAGGAGAAGGAGAAGCTTGCATTCTATCAAAAGTTATATAAAGAAGGTCTCCTTGATCCAGGCTATATCACGAAAGAATGGGATACAAAAGAAAAAGCCTTTTATGATGGGGAAGCTGGTGTGATTGTCGGTACCGCGGGCAAAGTCATTGATATCTACAATGGGAAAATGATGCAGACTAATGGCGAAAATACCGGGGTGAAGGTATTGCCGCCTGCTAAAGGAGAAGGCCAGGGATTTGGCGCTGCAGATGTCACAAAAGAAGCAAGAGGAGTAGCGATATCCTCACAATCAGAAAAGAAGGAGCTTGCATTTAAAATTCTGGATTACCTGGCCAGCCCTAAAGGACAAATGATTGACCGCCTTGGTTTTGAAGGGAAGCACTATGAGGTAACAGACGGAAAAATTGATCTTACAAACACGTATTATGAACAATGGTTTGCGAGATTCTGGGAGCCATCTGAATTTAAACCCGAAATGCCTCTTAAAAAGCCGCTGCTCGGAAAAACGGCTGAAGAATCTTTGAATATGGTCAATGAATTCTACAAGGAAGATAACCTCTTTATTTTGCCTGAAGAATATATCGCAAATTGGGATGCAATGGAGAACCTTTATAAAGAATATGCAACAGACATCATCACGGGAAAGCGTCCGCTTGAGGATTTTGATGGATTCGTAAAAGAATGGAATGCTGCAGGCGGAAAAGAGATTACAGAATATGCAAACAAGCAATTGAAATAG
- a CDS encoding ADP-ribosylglycohydrolase family protein, producing the protein MALIPGDYLERVYAGFLGMNIGIRLGAPVEPLEWTFERIEDVYGEIKGYLKDYKTFSADDDANGPAFFIRSLYDDAADRELTAEDVGRAWLNYTRQGIGMFWWGGEGISTEHTAYLNLQKGILPPQSGSADQNGLTLAEQIGGQIFVDTWGLLFPGDSEKAADYAAKAASVSHDKNGIYGARFIAACIAEAFHAESIPEIISNALKTIPSDSTYAKVVNEVIDFHWEHPEDFRACRTFLEENWGYDKYPGVCHIIPNAGVCILALLYGNGSFERTIEIAAMCGWDTDCNAGKIGTIAGVWNGTQKIPDHYRKPINDFIVLSSVSGYLNIMDIPTFAKELALLGYRVSKQPAPSGLLKSFKEEHIYFDFTLPGSTHGFQTNYPFKTFIRHSNEIGYETNGALEIFIDRMIEGEASKVFYKPFHRRKDFNDEKYKPSFAPKACSGQKVSMQIYCDKWQGEDFFVTPYVRNTFNEEDIKLEPLRLINQAWNNIEFIIPETDGAIIDEIGVMIESPSPLLNRSFGKLFIDEFQIAGKANYKIDFSKQAIEFQSVTPFAHHKGAASLEHGKMRCRSEVECSSFTGNYYAKNYKFRAAVQPLSGVQHMMILRAEGICRHYKAGFDGQNRVSLVLTDFGMKRLIEVPYKWTAGAEYWFEASCEGDMIEFFINGKRIFQVEDDRFKRGMFGFSVLGKGEALLSDIEVKEL; encoded by the coding sequence ATGGCGTTGATTCCTGGAGATTATCTTGAGCGTGTGTATGCAGGGTTTCTTGGAATGAATATTGGAATAAGGCTCGGAGCGCCGGTTGAGCCTTTGGAATGGACATTTGAGAGAATCGAAGATGTGTATGGTGAAATAAAAGGATATCTTAAAGACTATAAAACCTTTTCTGCCGATGATGATGCGAACGGACCAGCTTTTTTTATCAGGTCTTTATATGACGATGCAGCTGACCGTGAGCTGACGGCTGAAGATGTCGGACGCGCATGGCTGAACTACACCCGCCAAGGAATCGGGATGTTCTGGTGGGGAGGAGAAGGGATCAGCACGGAGCATACGGCATATCTGAATTTGCAGAAAGGAATTCTGCCTCCTCAATCAGGATCTGCAGATCAAAATGGCTTAACACTTGCGGAACAGATCGGCGGGCAAATTTTTGTCGATACTTGGGGGCTGCTTTTTCCGGGAGACAGCGAAAAGGCGGCTGATTATGCAGCCAAGGCGGCAAGTGTCTCGCACGACAAGAATGGTATTTACGGGGCGAGATTTATTGCTGCATGTATTGCGGAGGCTTTTCATGCAGAGAGTATCCCGGAGATCATTTCAAATGCTTTAAAAACCATTCCGTCTGACAGCACCTACGCCAAAGTCGTTAACGAAGTAATTGATTTTCATTGGGAGCATCCCGAAGACTTTAGAGCCTGCAGAACGTTTTTGGAGGAGAACTGGGGGTACGATAAATATCCGGGTGTCTGTCATATTATTCCTAATGCAGGTGTATGCATTCTAGCGCTTTTATACGGAAATGGAAGCTTTGAAAGAACGATCGAAATCGCAGCCATGTGCGGATGGGATACAGATTGCAATGCAGGCAAAATCGGGACGATTGCGGGGGTATGGAATGGAACCCAAAAAATACCGGATCATTATAGGAAGCCGATCAATGACTTTATTGTACTATCAAGTGTCTCGGGCTATTTGAACATCATGGATATTCCTACATTTGCAAAAGAGCTAGCCCTGCTCGGCTATAGGGTGTCAAAGCAGCCGGCTCCAAGCGGTTTGCTGAAAAGCTTCAAAGAAGAGCACATCTATTTTGACTTTACCCTTCCAGGATCGACGCACGGTTTTCAAACGAATTATCCTTTCAAGACATTCATCAGACACAGCAATGAAATCGGTTATGAAACAAATGGGGCTCTCGAAATATTTATTGACCGGATGATAGAAGGAGAAGCAAGCAAGGTATTCTATAAACCTTTTCACAGAAGAAAAGACTTTAATGACGAGAAGTATAAACCGTCATTTGCCCCTAAAGCCTGCAGCGGCCAAAAGGTCAGCATGCAGATTTATTGTGATAAGTGGCAGGGGGAGGATTTTTTTGTCACTCCGTATGTGAGAAACACGTTTAATGAGGAGGATATCAAACTTGAACCACTCAGGCTGATCAATCAAGCGTGGAATAATATAGAGTTTATTATTCCTGAGACAGACGGAGCGATTATAGATGAGATCGGAGTAATGATAGAAAGTCCATCTCCGCTTTTAAACCGGTCATTTGGGAAGCTATTTATAGATGAGTTTCAGATAGCAGGAAAAGCGAACTATAAAATTGATTTCAGCAAACAGGCAATAGAGTTTCAATCTGTTACACCTTTTGCCCATCACAAGGGTGCAGCTAGCCTCGAACACGGAAAAATGAGATGCAGGTCTGAGGTTGAGTGCTCTTCTTTTACCGGGAATTATTATGCCAAAAACTATAAGTTCAGAGCCGCTGTTCAGCCGCTCAGCGGTGTTCAGCACATGATGATCCTCAGGGCGGAAGGAATCTGCCGGCATTACAAAGCCGGTTTTGACGGGCAGAATAGGGTTTCTTTGGTCTTAACCGATTTTGGCATGAAAAGACTGATAGAGGTGCCATATAAGTGGACCGCTGGCGCGGAGTACTGGTTTGAAGCAAGCTGTGAGGGAGACATGATTGAGTTTTTCATAAACGGCAAACGGATTTTTCAGGTTGAAGATGATCGATTCAAGCGGGGAATGTTTGGATTCTCTGTCCTTGGAAAAGGCGAAGCTCTTCTATCAGATATAGAAGTGAAGGAACTATAG
- a CDS encoding LacI family DNA-binding transcriptional regulator has protein sequence MREKKATIRDVARKADVSVATISRYLNKKGYVSHATEKRIQSVMENLNYKPNEIARGLARQKTNTIALFIPDISNPFFPQLVQAIEKEAARKGYKIILVPAGCKEMTGIFMWESFENMYIDGFIFAPYQLKEKSIKLLKEKKIPFVIIDRAANITSANSVAVDHYTGAKLAVCHLIDVGCRKIIHIGGPKQLIPSNERLRGYADSIKQFSREHPVIHYEGDYSLESGRILTKEALKQHPDADGFFLGNDLMAIGCLKMLKTLRIKIPEEIAIAGFDGIDLTALVEPEITTIEQPVYEIGLAAAGKLIQLIEGKTGGDEAFPKLALKLLARASTLGFKGKERDNDGADA, from the coding sequence TTGAGGGAGAAGAAAGCAACGATTCGGGATGTGGCAAGGAAAGCGGATGTTTCAGTTGCCACCATTTCCAGATATCTGAATAAAAAAGGATATGTCAGTCATGCAACCGAAAAAAGAATTCAATCTGTCATGGAAAATCTGAATTATAAACCAAATGAAATTGCAAGAGGCCTCGCCAGGCAAAAAACGAATACAATTGCCCTGTTTATTCCTGATATCAGCAACCCTTTCTTTCCCCAGCTTGTTCAAGCAATCGAAAAAGAAGCAGCCCGCAAAGGATACAAAATAATCCTGGTGCCAGCCGGCTGTAAAGAAATGACGGGTATTTTTATGTGGGAAAGCTTTGAAAATATGTATATTGACGGGTTTATTTTCGCTCCCTATCAGCTAAAGGAGAAATCAATTAAGCTTCTGAAGGAAAAGAAGATTCCGTTTGTGATTATTGACCGTGCAGCCAACATAACTTCTGCAAACTCAGTGGCAGTCGATCATTATACAGGTGCAAAGCTTGCAGTCTGCCACCTAATAGATGTCGGGTGCAGAAAGATTATTCACATAGGCGGGCCGAAACAGCTCATTCCATCAAATGAGAGGCTGAGAGGTTATGCGGATAGTATAAAACAGTTTTCCAGGGAGCACCCTGTGATTCATTATGAAGGTGATTACAGTCTTGAAAGCGGGAGAATTCTGACTAAGGAGGCGCTGAAGCAGCATCCTGATGCAGATGGATTTTTTCTTGGAAACGATTTAATGGCAATTGGCTGTTTGAAAATGCTGAAGACTCTTAGGATAAAGATTCCTGAAGAGATTGCGATTGCTGGTTTTGACGGCATTGACCTCACGGCGCTTGTAGAGCCCGAGATTACAACGATTGAGCAGCCTGTGTATGAAATTGGACTGGCTGCAGCAGGCAAGCTTATTCAATTAATTGAAGGGAAAACAGGAGGGGATGAAGCATTTCCGAAGCTTGCATTAAAACTGCTGGCAAGAGCCTCCACTCTTGGTTTTAAGGGAAAGGAGAGGGACAATGACGGAGCGGATGCTTGA
- a CDS encoding Rrf2 family transcriptional regulator has translation MRLTNYTDYSLRVLIYLAAKEKDNLSNIKEIAEAYQISKNHLMKVTYELGKLNVIETIRGRGGGIRLAKDPSEINIGFIVRQTEDDFSLVECFDPERNACTISPACTLKGVLHKALQAYFEVLDGYTLADLVKNKPMLVRLLNNMEENC, from the coding sequence ATGCGATTAACAAACTATACAGATTATTCTTTGCGGGTGCTGATTTATCTGGCAGCAAAAGAAAAAGATAATCTATCCAATATAAAAGAAATAGCTGAAGCCTATCAAATCTCTAAAAATCATTTAATGAAAGTAACCTATGAGCTTGGCAAATTAAATGTAATTGAAACAATAAGAGGCCGGGGCGGCGGCATTCGTCTGGCGAAAGATCCTTCAGAAATCAATATCGGGTTCATCGTCCGTCAAACCGAAGACGACTTCAGCCTTGTGGAATGCTTCGATCCTGAACGCAATGCATGTACGATATCCCCTGCCTGCACATTAAAAGGGGTGCTTCATAAAGCGCTGCAGGCTTATTTTGAAGTGCTTGACGGCTATACGCTTGCAGACCTGGTTAAAAACAAACCGATGCTGGTGCGATTATTAAATAACATGGAAGAAAACTGCTGA
- a CDS encoding ADP-ribosylglycohydrolase family protein: MTERMLEKIEGVLYGGAVGDAMGSPTEGLLPEVIREKFGVVTSFREPASDAWKEPGNMRPLEKGNGHITDDTLMVEALLKVYEKKQRHLTAYDIAEELVEEIAEKKVYIPELRKEAPIITRLYYPEQYLFLRHRLANVDPREAGIGNMVNCGAAMYMSPVGIMNAGDPERAYHEAIDLAGAHQTSYGREAAGVMAAAVAEGMSENATVQSILKAVQTLAKDGTKLAIDAALDAAAVHLDVLEAREDLRRAIEPFDTVKTFSDRKKQGKGNANTPSRIHSIEELPIALALFLTAGGDTMKTIIGGVNYGHDSDSIASMGGAIAGALNGKYSLPEELMKELDAVNKRSFKELSKTAYETAMTVIKKDKAYFEKRINRIGL, from the coding sequence ATGACGGAGCGGATGCTTGAAAAAATAGAAGGTGTTCTATATGGCGGTGCTGTCGGGGATGCAATGGGTTCTCCGACAGAGGGGCTGCTCCCTGAAGTAATCAGGGAGAAATTCGGTGTTGTAACATCATTTCGGGAGCCGGCGAGTGATGCGTGGAAGGAACCAGGCAACATGAGACCTCTCGAAAAGGGAAACGGACACATAACGGATGACACCTTAATGGTAGAGGCGCTCCTTAAGGTATATGAAAAAAAGCAAAGGCATTTAACAGCTTATGATATAGCAGAAGAACTAGTGGAGGAAATAGCTGAAAAGAAGGTCTACATTCCTGAGCTGCGAAAGGAAGCACCTATTATAACAAGACTTTATTATCCAGAGCAGTATCTCTTTCTAAGGCACAGGCTAGCAAATGTAGATCCCCGGGAAGCGGGCATCGGCAATATGGTGAATTGCGGAGCAGCCATGTATATGAGTCCAGTCGGAATTATGAATGCAGGAGATCCTGAACGAGCCTATCACGAAGCAATTGATCTTGCCGGTGCTCATCAAACAAGCTACGGCAGGGAAGCAGCCGGTGTAATGGCAGCTGCTGTTGCTGAAGGCATGAGCGAAAACGCAACAGTGCAAAGTATTCTAAAAGCCGTACAGACGCTCGCTAAAGACGGTACAAAGCTTGCTATTGATGCAGCGCTGGATGCTGCAGCTGTTCATTTGGATGTTCTCGAAGCAAGAGAGGATCTAAGACGGGCTATTGAACCTTTCGATACAGTGAAAACCTTTTCTGACCGCAAAAAGCAGGGAAAAGGAAATGCCAACACACCGAGCAGAATTCACTCTATTGAGGAATTGCCGATTGCCCTGGCTTTATTTTTGACAGCAGGAGGAGACACGATGAAGACGATCATAGGCGGTGTGAATTACGGCCATGATTCAGATTCTATCGCAAGCATGGGCGGAGCGATCGCAGGGGCATTAAATGGAAAATACTCATTGCCTGAAGAGCTTATGAAGGAACTTGATGCTGTTAATAAACGCTCGTTCAAAGAACTATCAAAAACAGCATATGAAACGGCCATGACTGTGATCAAGAAGGACAAAGCTTATTTTGAAAAGAGGATAAACAGAATAGGGTTGTAA